Below is a genomic region from Paraburkholderia phenazinium.
AGATACGGAGCGGGTAGGTTGATATGAGGTTGCATGTCGATTCCTTGTCTATGTCGTGCGCGGCCGCTTAACCTTCTGACTAACCGCCGACGGCGCGTGCGGCCTGTGCAGCACCGGACGCCGGCGCGACAAGCCCGGCCTGCGTCGCGATGCGCCACAGACCGCGTTCGGTGGCTTGCCGGGCCAGTTCCGCCTCGGTACAACCGAATTGGGTCAGCGCGAGCTGATAACGCCCGCACAGCGCCTCATTGCCGATCAGGCGCAGCGCGTGCCCGTCGAGCTTGCTTTGATGTTGCACGAGGACCGCGTCGAGGCCGGCAAGCTCATGGCCGATCAGCAGACCTGACAGATAGTCGGGCTGCTGCTGGCCCGCGAGTTGCCCGGTCAGGCCGAGCGTGCGCGTGCTGAATATCGTGGCGAGCACCCCAGCCTGCCCTTTCAGGCGTGCGTTGTTCACGCCGCGCAGAAATGCCTCGGTGTCCATACGATCGGGCGTCACCATGGTGCGGCCGAGAATCGTGTGCTCCCGCAGGGCTGCGAAGACTTCGCCGGTCATGAAAGTATGAAAGCGCTCGATGCGGCTGCCACGCACCACCACCCATTTCGCGTGCGTGCCGGGCAGGCCGATCAGTTCGTGCTGTCCATCGGTTGCGGCTGCGGGGCTATCGCCGAGCGCGCCGAAAATTTGCGTTTCTTCGCCACGCATGACGTTCGGCAGTTCGCCGCGCTCAAGCACGCCTGGCACGATATGCAGCGTCACGCCCCGTGCCGTTTGCACACGGACGATGCCATCGACCAGCGCATCGGCGCTCGCCGGCGCATCCACATAGGGTGCTTCGAGCCAGCCTTGCGCACTGCCGACCATACCGGCTGCGATCACCGGGACATTGGGTGCACGCTCCAGCCAGGCGCCGCAAGCGGACTCGAAGGCCGCATCGAAGCCGCCATCAGCCGCCGGACGCGGCAGATTCATGATGCCCGCGGTCGACTCGCGCGTGTCCAGCACGTTACCGGCGGCGTCGAACAGATAGGCGCGCAACGATGTCGTGCCCCAGTCGAGCGCGACCAACGCGGCCTGATCGAGGCTGACGGCCTGCGTTTGCGCGGTTGCTGCGCCACTCGCGTCGAGCGCGGCGTCCGTCAAGCTGGCGGCCTCTACAGCGCCTGCGAGTTGAGCGGCCGGCATGGGGGAACCCGCTTGCGTCATCGTTTGATCCTGCGCGTCGCCGGCTGCGGCACACGCCAGCCGAGTTCTTCCGAGATGGCGCGTGCTTCGCGCTGCACGACTGGAATCAGTTCGTCCATCCGTTCGAGCGACATATAGGGAATCGTGCTCGCCACCGACAGCGCCGCGACGATCGAACCCGACGCATCGCGCACGGGCGCGGCGACGCATCGAATCGACGCCTCGTTCTCCTCGAGGTCGAACGTATAGCCGCCGGCCGAGTAGTTCGTCATGCGTTGCATGAAGGTCGGCATGTCGGGGCGGTTATCGGGTTTGAAGCTGACGCCAGCGAGCGCACGACGCGAGGCGTCGAATAGCGACTGCCAGGAATCGGGCGTGAGATCTAGCATCATCGCCTTGCCGATGCCAGTGGAGGCCAGTGGCATGCGGTGCCCCACGCGCGAGCGCATTTCCAGACCGCGCGTGCCGGGGATCTTGTCGATGTAGAGCACGTCGTCGCCATCGCGCACGCCGAGGTGGATCGTATCGAGCGTCTGTTCGGCGAGCGATTCGAGATGTTGCCGGGCCACGGTGGTGAGCGGCATCTGTTCGAGCGCGATGGTGCCGAGTTCGATCAGCTTCGGGCCGAGCAGATAGCCGCCTTGCACCTGACGCAGATAGCGCGCCTGGACGAGGCTGCTGACGAGCCGGTGCGTCGTGCTGCGGGTCGTGCCGAGCGCGGCGCCGAAGGTACGCAGATCGCGTACACCCGCGGCAGCAGCTTCGAGAATCGCGAGACCGCGCAACAGGGTCTGCGTGCCGGCTTGCTGCGGCGTGATGTCGAGCAGCGTGCTGGGCAGCGCGATTCCGTCGGCGGGGGCATGTGAGCCGGGCGCACCGTTGGGCGTGCGGGGACGCGATTGCGGCAGGGCTTCGGAGTCGGCGTCGTGGTCGGCTGCGGCGTGGGTGGACATCGCTTTGTTCATGGCGATTGGGCGACTGGTTGGGGTGTTAGCGCGCGGGACCGGCGTGGCGGCCAGAGAAACGGGACGGCGCGCTATATGCGCGCGATTGCTGCCTGACGGTGAGGGGCATGGCTGTTGTCTCCGATCGTATGGTCCAGCCGGCCGCGCTTGCTGGGTGCGCGGAGGTTCTGGACTCTTTTTGCCTTGCAGGCGGCTCTAATTCGCGCTCGGCGCGTAGGCTTATTAGCCGTGCTCTGCAGGCTTGGTGCTTCGGATTGTAGGGCGGTTTTATTCAAATCTCCAATATGTGAGTGTTGTATTCATATAATGGGATTTGGCCGCTGGGCGCGGGTTTTGGGGGGTTTGCCTGCGGCGCCTTGGTTTGGTTTGTTGTTCTTGTGGTGTTGGCCTTTCCTTGCTTTCTTATCGGTTTGCTTGCGTTGCCCCTGTGCGGGGCGGCACCTACTTTTCTTTGCCGCCGCAAAGAAAAGTAGGCAAAAGAAAGCGGGCTCACACCGCCAGCCTGTAGGTGTGCACCACTGGCATGAAGCCGGAGTGGTACGCGCACGAAATCGTCCCTCGCGCACTCACCCCTCGTGACAAAGGACTCATCCATCCCGCCCGCACACTACGTGCGCGGCGGATCGGTCAGCAAGGGGAGACGGTGAGTATGGCGCGCAGAACATGCCGAGCGAACTCGGCCGGCCGTACGTTCAATTACACGATCGCAAAAGCGGAGCTCGGCAGTCCACCGAATAGGCCGACACTCAGTAAAGTTAGAATTCCTGCAGAGTTTGCAGAAGGGGGGTTATGCCCGACGGCGGGGCGCGAAGCGCAACGCTGGAACGGATGAGCGCTGTGTCACTGACGGGTGTGGAGCGAGAGCGCAATGCGTGCGCGGACCACTCCGGCTTCATGCCAGTGGTGGACACCTACAGGCTGGCGGTGTGAGCCCGCTTTCTTTTGCCTACTTTTCTTTGCGGCGGCAAAGAAAAGTAGGTGCCGCCCCGCACAGGGGCATCGCTAATAAACCACTAAGAACGCAAGGAAAGGCCAACACCGCAAGAACAACAACCCAACCCAAGCCGCCGCAGGCCCCCACCTTCATTCTGGCAATTCAGCCGCCCCCATCCGATGAGCAATCACCCCCGCCCTCTGCGCGAGATACGGCGAACTCCGATGCTCATCAAAATATTTAGGCCTCGGCAGCATCACCGCCAGCCGCGCCGACTGCCACGCGGTGAGCTTAGCCGCCGAAGTCTTATAGTAATAGTTCGCGGCAGCCTGAGCCCCATAAACCCCATTCCCCCACTCGACCGAGTTGAGGTAAATCTCGTAGATCCGCTCCTTGTCCATCAAAGTCTCGAGCATCCACGTGATGATCAGCTCCTGCCCCTTACGGATATAACTCTTCTGCCGCGATAGAAACAGATTGCGCGCCAGTTGCTGCGAAATCGTAGAACCGCCCGCCACGATCTTGCCGCGCGCCTTGTTCTTTTCCCACGCCTGCAGAATCGCGTCGGTCTCGTAGCCGTTGTTGTTCACGAAGTTCGCGTCCTCGGACGCAATGATCGCGCGCTTGAGATTGCGCGAGATCTGATCGTATGGCACCCATGTATGCTGGATCGACAGGTCGGGGCGGTCCTGCGAGAGCGTCCACGCGTCCGAGCGCATGAATGCCGTCGACTGCGGATTGACGTAGTTCCAGACGCCAATCTGCACGAAGTAGAACAGTTGCGTCGCTATCCAGGCAATCGCGACCACCGCGCCAACGTAAAGAGTCCAGCGGGTCGGTCCCGGCCTGCCTGATCCCCTCGTTCGCGCCATCATCGTCACGCTGCGCCCGGTGCAGACAACATCTGACGCAATTGCACCAGCACCGGCGCGCCGTCAGGACGCACGCCACGCCAGATATAAAACGACTCGGCGGCCTGCTCGACCAGCATGCCCAAGCCGTCCGCCGCTCGCGCGCCCAGCGTTTGCGCATGCTGCATGAACACGGTCGGCTGCGCGCCGTACATCATGTCGTAGGCAAGCGTGCCGCTGCCGAATGCGCCGTCGTCGAACTCGGGCAACGCGGCATCCAGACTGCCGGCGGTTGCATTGATGATGACGTCGTAAGCGCCTGGCTCGATCGCTGTTGCGCTGCCGCCGCTCAAACGGCAACCGGCCGCCTGCGCCGCCGCGCTGAACTGATCGACCAGCGCACTGGCCTTCCCGGCGGTGCGGTTGACAATGGTCAACGTGTGCGGTGCGCGCTCCAGCATCGGCAGCACCACGCCGCGCGCCGCACCGCCTGCGCCCAGCAGCAGGATGCGAGCACCCTTAAGTGGCGTAGCCAGATTCACTTCGATGTCGCGCACAAGCCCAAAGCCGTCGGTATTGTCGCCGTGGATACCGGCAGCATCGAAGCGCAAGGTATTCACCGCGCCGGCTGCCGCGGCGCGAGGCGACAGCGTCGTCGACAACGCGTGGGCGTCCAGCTTGAACGGCACCGTGACGTTGAGCCCGCGTCCGCCGGCTTCCATGAAAGCGCGTACGTGCGGCACAAACGCATCGATCGGCGCCAGCAAATGGGTGTATTCGATCGGCTCGCCAGTCTGCTCGGCGAAGCGTGCATGAATGAACGGCGACTTGCTGTGGCTAACCGGATTGCCGATTACTGCGTAGCGGTCGCGCACACCGGATGCCGTTAGTTGTCCAGACGCACTTGAGCTCGCCTGAGCAGCAGCAGCAGCAGCGGCTCCGCCGCCGAAGTTAGCCGCGTTAGCCGTTTGACTCATTGCCCAGGCTCCGCCACGTGCTGATCGGCGGGCGCCGCCTCACCGTTGTCAGTGCCTGCGCCGCTGTTTTCCGCGGAATCTGCGTCGGCCTCGCCTTCACCTTGACCCGACGCTTTCGCCGCTGCTTCCGCTTCGCTTTCCGCAGAGTCATCCGCGGCGTCGATGACCTCTTCTTCGCCCTCGTCAGCCTCTTCCGCTTCCGTACCGCTCGTGACCGTCGGCGCGTCGAGCACGTGCAGCATCCGCACGGACGCTTCGACCGTCAGCTCGTCGATCGACATCACTTCCATCAACAGGCGTGTACCGCGCGCATGCACCCCGAGCGCCGGCACATGCAACAGCAACGGAATCTCTTCAAGCCGCACGAGGTCGTCCTTCACCACCGATGCCACCACCTGCTTCCGGTTCTCCTGCTTCAACCAGCGCAGGCACCAGAAGTACTCCATGCGGCGCTGGTGATCGGCATAGGCCGAATACGTGTCGTCGAAACCTTGCACGACAGCAAACAGATCGGCGTCCTTCGGCTTGAACGGTGCGGCCAGCTTGGCGGTCACGCCATGTTGCACGCAGGCGAGCAACTGCCATTGATTGACCAGGTCCACATAGCGGCGCAGCGGCGACGTGCTCCACGCATACTGCGTCACCCCAAGGCCTTCGTGCGGCGCGGCGGTGGTCTGCATACGCGTGCGCTTCGGACCCGTCGGCGCGCCGAACGCCCGCTGCGTTCGGTAAATCCCCGGCACGCCGTGGTCATGCAGGAATGCGCCCCATGACGAATTGGCCAGAATCGCCAGCTCGGCGACGATCGTGTCGAGCGGTGAACCGCGGCGGCGCGGCGTGATCGTGATGTGCTCGCCGTCCACGTAGAAATTGAAGTCGGTATTGCGCTGCACTTCGCGACGCAAACCATAGCCCGCGCGCGCCTGCTGGCGCTTCTCGAACAACGCCAGCGCGAACGGCCACAGCACCGCAATGTCTTCCTTATGCGGATATTCGCCGCTACCGGCGGCAAGCGCCTCTTCGGTGACCAGTTCGTCCAGCGTGTTGTGGCGCAGATTGTTCTTCACGAAGACGCGCTCGGCGCGCGTCTCGCTTGCCACAATTTCCTGCGTCTCGCGATTGACGATCACATACAGCGAGAGCGCCGGCCGCAGGCCGCCCTCAGCCAGCGTGAACGCCTCCACCACGCTGTCCGGCAGCATCGTGATCTTGTCACCCGGCATATATACCGTCGACAGACGCGTGCGGGCAATGCCATCCACTTCGTCGCCACGCTGGATGCCCAGCGCCGGCGCCGCGATGTGTACGCCAATGCGCACGCGGCCATCCGCGAGATGCTCGACCGAGAACGCATCGTCGATTTCGGTGGTGGTGACGTCATCGATCGAGAACGCCTGTACGTCCGCTGTCGGCAAGTCCTCCGGCACAGCGCCGACCGTCACGGGCGCAAAACCCGTACCGTGCGGGAAGAATTCCGACAGGAAGCGTGCTTCATGCAATGCGCGCGCCGAGGGAATGCCGCCACATTCGAGCATCAGTCGCGCCTGCGAAATGCCGCGCGCCGCCGCAGCAGCTTCGAGCGCCTTGTATTCGATGGTGTTCTTGTCAGGCTTGGTCAACAGGCCAAGCGCCTTGCCGGCGAAGACTTCGGGCAGACGGCCGGCCTTCAGCTCTTCTTCGTACCCGGCCTGCACCAACCCCTGCTGACGTTTGCGTTCGAGCGCGGCCAGCGCCAGCTTGAGCTGCTCTTCCGGCGCGCGTTGATACTGGCCGCGGCCCTTGCGGCGGAAGTACACCGGTGCGCTGTGCATCCGCAACACCAGCGCCGCCCGCTCCACCGGACCGAACGACGCGCCGAAGTAATCGGCGCCCAGCGTCGCAAACGGGAATTCATCCTCGGGTGCGCACTCCCACAGGAAATCCAGATCGATCTCCTGCGCGGCCGCGTCGGCCTGCTGGATCAGATCGCCGGCGCTCGGCTTCTCGAATTCGATCAGCACGTCTTTTGACCGTACCTTCGTGCGCCGTCCGCCCGGCAACTCCACCTGGAATGCATCGCCCTGGCGCGACAGCACGCTGCCCGCCTTGAAACTGCCCGATTCCTCGAAGAAAACGTTCACTCAATACTCTCGTTCTGACTTGCATCTGCCGCAGCGCCTGGCGGTTGAATCCGGCCTGCGCGTCGGCAACGTGTTCGTGGTGGTAGATCCGCCGCGCTCGTGTTGGGCGCCGGCGGCATGAATCAATGCATTACCGGATCAGGCCGCCGCGCGTGGCGCCGGCGGTTCCAGATCCTCTGCGTCGCAAAAGGCCAGCACGTCGTCGACGTACTGCTCGAATTCACTGATTGCGTGGTCGCTGCCTTCGATCAGCGTCGTGCGTGCGCCCGGATAGTGGGCGAGCATCTCACGGTAATCGAGTACTTCGTCACCGGTCGCTGCAATCAAATAATAGCGTTCGGGCCGCGTGATGGCGGTGACACCCAGTGCCCGCAGTTCGTCCAGATGATGCGGTTCGACGACGATGCTGCCGCCACCATGCCACAGCGGCTGCTCGCCGAGATACTGGCTGAGATCGCGCTGCGGCACGACCGCCGGATTCAGCAGGACCGCTGGCCAGCCGTGTTTTTCGGCCAGATGCGTGGCGAAATAACCGCCGAGCGAACTGCCGATCACGGTCACCGGCGTTGCTGCCCTGGCGGCCAGCGATTCAGCCAGCGCGATGGTTTCGAGCGGCGATACCGGCAACATCGGGCAGCACCATTCCGCCGAGCGGCCGAGTTCGGCCAGACGCGTCGCCATCACGCGTGCCTTGAACGAATTCGGCGACGAGCGGAAGCCGTGCAGATAGAGGATCACGCCTCGCCCCGTCCGGTTGAATCGGGCCGCGCCTCAGCCGGCCGCGCCTGAACCGGCCGTGCCGACAGCGCATCGAGCAGCTTCTGATGGACACCACCGAAGCCGCCATTACTCATCACCAGCACCTGATCACCAGGCCGGGCGGCTGCCACAACCGCTTTGACGAGCGCATCGAGGTTATCGAAGGCCTGCGCCTTGTCGCCGAGCGGCGCCAGCGCTTCGCCGAGATTCCAGCCCAGCGCGTCGCGTCCGGTAGGCGC
It encodes:
- a CDS encoding 2-dehydro-3-deoxygalactonokinase; this encodes MTQAGSPMPAAQLAGAVEAASLTDAALDASGAATAQTQAVSLDQAALVALDWGTTSLRAYLFDAAGNVLDTRESTAGIMNLPRPAADGGFDAAFESACGAWLERAPNVPVIAAGMVGSAQGWLEAPYVDAPASADALVDGIVRVQTARGVTLHIVPGVLERGELPNVMRGEETQIFGALGDSPAAATDGQHELIGLPGTHAKWVVVRGSRIERFHTFMTGEVFAALREHTILGRTMVTPDRMDTEAFLRGVNNARLKGQAGVLATIFSTRTLGLTGQLAGQQQPDYLSGLLIGHELAGLDAVLVQHQSKLDGHALRLIGNEALCGRYQLALTQFGCTEAELARQATERGLWRIATQAGLVAPASGAAQAARAVGG
- a CDS encoding IclR family transcriptional regulator, whose translation is MNKAMSTHAAADHDADSEALPQSRPRTPNGAPGSHAPADGIALPSTLLDITPQQAGTQTLLRGLAILEAAAAGVRDLRTFGAALGTTRSTTHRLVSSLVQARYLRQVQGGYLLGPKLIELGTIALEQMPLTTVARQHLESLAEQTLDTIHLGVRDGDDVLYIDKIPGTRGLEMRSRVGHRMPLASTGIGKAMMLDLTPDSWQSLFDASRRALAGVSFKPDNRPDMPTFMQRMTNYSAGGYTFDLEENEASIRCVAAPVRDASGSIVAALSVASTIPYMSLERMDELIPVVQREARAISEELGWRVPQPATRRIKR
- the mtgA gene encoding monofunctional biosynthetic peptidoglycan transglycosylase, with protein sequence MARTRGSGRPGPTRWTLYVGAVVAIAWIATQLFYFVQIGVWNYVNPQSTAFMRSDAWTLSQDRPDLSIQHTWVPYDQISRNLKRAIIASEDANFVNNNGYETDAILQAWEKNKARGKIVAGGSTISQQLARNLFLSRQKSYIRKGQELIITWMLETLMDKERIYEIYLNSVEWGNGVYGAQAAANYYYKTSAAKLTAWQSARLAVMLPRPKYFDEHRSSPYLAQRAGVIAHRMGAAELPE
- the aroE gene encoding shikimate dehydrogenase, with amino-acid sequence MSQTANAANFGGGAAAAAAAQASSSASGQLTASGVRDRYAVIGNPVSHSKSPFIHARFAEQTGEPIEYTHLLAPIDAFVPHVRAFMEAGGRGLNVTVPFKLDAHALSTTLSPRAAAAGAVNTLRFDAAGIHGDNTDGFGLVRDIEVNLATPLKGARILLLGAGGAARGVVLPMLERAPHTLTIVNRTAGKASALVDQFSAAAQAAGCRLSGGSATAIEPGAYDVIINATAGSLDAALPEFDDGAFGSGTLAYDMMYGAQPTVFMQHAQTLGARAADGLGMLVEQAAESFYIWRGVRPDGAPVLVQLRQMLSAPGAA
- a CDS encoding ribonuclease catalytic domain-containing protein, whose product is MNVFFEESGSFKAGSVLSRQGDAFQVELPGGRRTKVRSKDVLIEFEKPSAGDLIQQADAAAQEIDLDFLWECAPEDEFPFATLGADYFGASFGPVERAALVLRMHSAPVYFRRKGRGQYQRAPEEQLKLALAALERKRQQGLVQAGYEEELKAGRLPEVFAGKALGLLTKPDKNTIEYKALEAAAAARGISQARLMLECGGIPSARALHEARFLSEFFPHGTGFAPVTVGAVPEDLPTADVQAFSIDDVTTTEIDDAFSVEHLADGRVRIGVHIAAPALGIQRGDEVDGIARTRLSTVYMPGDKITMLPDSVVEAFTLAEGGLRPALSLYVIVNRETQEIVASETRAERVFVKNNLRHNTLDELVTEEALAAGSGEYPHKEDIAVLWPFALALFEKRQQARAGYGLRREVQRNTDFNFYVDGEHITITPRRRGSPLDTIVAELAILANSSWGAFLHDHGVPGIYRTQRAFGAPTGPKRTRMQTTAAPHEGLGVTQYAWSTSPLRRYVDLVNQWQLLACVQHGVTAKLAAPFKPKDADLFAVVQGFDDTYSAYADHQRRMEYFWCLRWLKQENRKQVVASVVKDDLVRLEEIPLLLHVPALGVHARGTRLLMEVMSIDELTVEASVRMLHVLDAPTVTSGTEAEEADEGEEEVIDAADDSAESEAEAAAKASGQGEGEADADSAENSGAGTDNGEAAPADQHVAEPGQ
- a CDS encoding YqiA/YcfP family alpha/beta fold hydrolase: MILYLHGFRSSPNSFKARVMATRLAELGRSAEWCCPMLPVSPLETIALAESLAARAATPVTVIGSSLGGYFATHLAEKHGWPAVLLNPAVVPQRDLSQYLGEQPLWHGGGSIVVEPHHLDELRALGVTAITRPERYYLIAATGDEVLDYREMLAHYPGARTTLIEGSDHAISEFEQYVDDVLAFCDAEDLEPPAPRAAA